The genomic segment TCTTTACTGttatgaatattattaatgatccgccttattatttaaagtaatcAAATTAcaagaaacatttttataagcttttattattaatatatatataatatttcatatcattacaatttaaaaatattttaaatgatttctTATTATCATAACAAGCCGTTTTCCAAaacaaaagatttttatgtgatccaaacattaataatattaaaaatgtaactATTAAGatgtttaaattaataattttacttttatcttTATCCACTCAGTCATCATTAGTAGCCTTACATCCATACCGTATTAATTGATACTAGTCACATATTTTTGTTACCTTAGTatataatagataaataatataaatatctgTTGACAATCATCTATCAGTTGGCACGTACATTTTTCTTTAGTAAGATAATTTGTATGTATGTAATAGAGCCGTAAAATGATTtgtaaagatatttttaaatcattaaaatagtATGTAATAACAAATCAACTAATCTTTATTAACTGATAATGACAAATtaactaaataaatataattaggaaaagaaaaagttaGGCACTTTCTtgctaaaataaaattaatgtttattgTGTAAAATTAAACACACATACTGATAAttatatgattttaataaaaataatttttttttatacatacttagataaaaatttacttatgaaaagataaaatgataataataacattacACTATTGAAAACTACAATTTTTAGTTtatgaaatttataaaatcatattATGTCATCAATTGTGATTGATAACATAGGACACTTTTTATCTAATcacaattgaaaaattatcacttattaaaaaaaatttattcattcttttaattaatttattttaacaataaaattacattttttataacatataaatttagaaatcttaataataataaaaacattaaatattataatattttcattaaaataatatatgtaaaaaaaatataaaatattttatcaattttttaaaaatatttattaatagttGTAAATAACTAAACACTATATATCTTAGTCAAATTTACAATTATCATCAATgacataattaaatattactcaagttttttaaactttgacacttctcttatttttttaataataaaagatattttttgtcaaacataaaaatggtttttcaatataatgtttaaaaaaaaaaaaactaaaaagatatatttattttaaaaaaaaaaagtaaaaatattataactaaaaagtaaatgattaaaaagCATTTTATATAAGTGAGTATGTTTgtgaaaatttttcattattttagGCACAATCggtaattataaatattttctctcttcaaaaatttaaatacaagTCATTTGCTTCTTTTAGAAAGTTGTTAAATTTATgaagaattaataaaaattcactgataaatttttttttttgcactttaagaaaaagattataagtgtgatataatttttttttaaaataaattagtatTAGGTAATTCAGAATTGAAATAGTCATCAAAGGGATCTTGAGCATTTTTACTAACATATTGTTGAtgtgtttttttaatatttttgttatttgatGATTCATCATCTTCGTCATCACTAGAATCAGAAAGTGTTGTCTCATTAAGTGATTGTATTGGAATATTATGACTATTTCTTAAATATCCATCATTACTTTTATCTGTCCTTCCATATGCATGtggaataattttttcaccTTTCCTTAAAAGAACAATACATTGATCACAAACACGAACATCTTTTGAACTAATATTTGGTAAATTCCATGTATTATTAGAACATTTACCACAAACAACTTTACCACATGCTCGGCAATGATGTCGACGATGAATAATACCAAAGACAGTTTTTAAACAAACCATACAAGTAACAGCTTCCTTATCAGGAACCCACTCAGCTGCAAAGTCTGTTGCTAGTGTTTTTCCACATTCTCTTTGAAGATAAGTTATACATTTACAAATATGATTAATccattcatttttttctgaATTTGTTGCGGCATAAACAGCAAAAGATTTATTTGGTGTACGAATAACGAAAccattctttttattatcttcatCTTTTAAATCAATTAATTGAACTTTTTCAAGAGGAATAACATGTTGTTTGTTGAAGTGTTTTTTATCAATACCAAAACTAGCATATATAagaatatcattaaaaagataaaattggCGTTGTTTTGGCTTCTTTCGGCACATTTTCATAAGAACACCCTCACCAATAAGATATCTTCCTTCCTTTTTTAAACGTATTCCAGTATTACCAAATAATGCTTCAATACTAGCAATACGACGATCATTAGCCTCTATATTAGAacctaaaaaatattttaatgattaaaaaaattatttattgttattataataacttaCGTTGTTGACCATATGacattttgtttatttattttttttttttttgaaatatattttttttgtaattagtaatattagtaatatgaataaaaaaaagacactaaaaaaaaatataaaatatataagcaaaatttaattaaaatttcttttttaaattatgtgtttattaattttaataccgttataattatattattattgttaggTATATAAAACGAGATGATATAAAGTGTTGGAAAACATGAGTTGTTATATTTAAGAGAAATAAGACacatgaataaaaataactctCTATGTGTACACTCAATGAAAATGTTATCAAAATGAAAgggttaaaaattatacatacatatatatagGAATGTGATAagattcaaaaatttatatgtatatttaataaaaataaaaaaagcataaagtctttaaaaatgattaaataagttattataataaattatatttatatcattttttttttaattattatttattgattacaagaatatattaagttaataattaaatatttatatatattgaatGAAAATCATCAATTatgatttatttatcaaGATCACAAAATTgatgtaatatatatatatatatatataattctaGTTTactaacaataataattatttattaacaagtgcaataaaaataaaatatgaaaatttatataaaatttaaaaaaggtatattaaaattatatgattcATAGTCAACATGACATTTGATTATTAAGCACTTCACAtcaagaaatattatttattttatataacattatCACTTCTATAGGTCAAGAGACTTCGTTATAAGACAAAATTGGAAGAATGTTTTAAATcaccaatttttttatccttttcaaattacattaaaaagataaattactcttatatataagatattatttatctatGTTTGAAGTTTTATCTTCAATTTCTTCAAAATGGCAATAAGTATCTGTAATAGTCTTCAAAATTGTAATGTCTCGtaagtaatataaatttatatttatactatttcttttataaattttatagaaaagtTATGCTTTATCTACTCATGtgtttttttcttattacaCTTGCATTACATTTAGATGGTTCAATtcaattatcatattttttaatatttttaccattatttacatttgaaatatttgtttttatgaattttttgGCTAGCACAtctctttattttataacatttccAACAGCAAGTGAAactgtatttaaaaaagattttatattaatgttattgAATACAATTGAGCATACATTAATTgctttatttgaaataatgttatattttcgATTACATAGATTACCAGAAGCAacagataaaaatatttggcTTATAACATTTCTTCCATTAGTATTACTAGGTTTTGTCTCAATTATAGTAATGTTATGGagttttcaaaataataaatcaatTGAAGGCGAATCATTTTATGCTGTAAATTTTTCGCAAACATTATTAATTGCATGTAAATTAAATGGAAATATTAATTGGAGTTGGATGATGGTATTTATTCCATCATGGATATTACTTTT from the Strongyloides ratti genome assembly S_ratti_ED321, chromosome : X genome contains:
- a CDS encoding EG:80H7.5 protein, which produces MSYGQQRSNIEANDRRIASIEALFGNTGIRLKKEGRYLIGEGVLMKMCRKKPKQRQFYLFNDILIYASFGIDKKHFNKQHVIPLEKVQLIDLKDEDNKKNGFVIRTPNKSFAVYAATNSEKNEWINHICKCITYLQRECGKTLATDFAAEWVPDKEAVTCMVCLKTVFGIIHRRHHCRACGKVVCGKCSNNTWNLPNISSKDVRVCDQCIVLLRKGEKIIPHAYGRTDKSNDGYLRNSHNIPIQSLNETTLSDSSDDEDDESSNNKNIKKTHQQYVSKNAQDPFDDYFNSELPNTNLF